A portion of the Oxynema aestuarii AP17 genome contains these proteins:
- a CDS encoding peptidoglycan-binding domain-containing protein: MVRIFNLQGAIVAIAILAATVYPLPSPLLAQSNGTVRRPTLQIGSEGETVKELQGVLKLMGYYTGQVDGIYREATANALARFQEDAGIRSDGVAGDDTWNRLFPSFGTPPRGAIAPAEPSPSGYPLLRKGMDGPLVTQLQGRLRELGFFEGTATGYFGDRTEAAVKAAQRRFNLSPDGIVGEATWNALNF; the protein is encoded by the coding sequence GTGGTGCGAATCTTCAACCTTCAGGGGGCGATCGTGGCGATCGCCATTTTAGCTGCGACGGTCTACCCCTTACCGTCTCCCCTCCTGGCCCAATCGAACGGAACCGTCCGCCGTCCGACCTTGCAAATCGGTTCCGAAGGCGAAACCGTCAAGGAATTGCAAGGGGTCTTGAAGTTGATGGGCTACTACACCGGACAAGTCGATGGGATTTATCGCGAAGCCACCGCCAACGCCCTCGCCCGCTTCCAGGAAGATGCTGGAATCCGCAGCGACGGCGTCGCCGGGGACGACACCTGGAATCGTCTGTTTCCCAGTTTTGGGACGCCTCCTAGGGGCGCGATCGCGCCCGCAGAGCCGAGCCCTTCCGGCTATCCCCTCTTACGCAAAGGCATGGACGGACCGCTCGTGACTCAATTACAGGGGCGCTTGCGAGAACTCGGTTTTTTTGAAGGGACGGCGACCGGATATTTCGGCGATCGCACCGAAGCTGCCGTCAAAGCCGCCCAACGACGGTTTAACTTATCCCCGGATGGGATCGTCGGCGAGGCTACCTGGAATGCCCTCAATTTCTAA
- a CDS encoding M16 family metallopeptidase, with protein MVAIATENPAADIIAGRIFIKAGSRCERQEQAGLSHLLSAVLTKGTERLSSLDIAEQVESVGASLSTDTTPDYFLVSLKAVSADFPDLLHLAAELLRSPSFPEAEVELERRLTLQGIRSQKEQPFTVAFDRLRQAMYPDHPYAFSSLGTEQTVTNLQRQDLQQYHQTYFRPDRTVISLAGRIDPEAAIALIEAVFGDWQPSGEAIAPHPLTSVRPRSRYLSMPQDTQQSIVMVGYLGAAVRPPDGSELNLEDYAALKLLNTYLGNGLSSRLFVELREKRGLAYDVSAFYPTRLDRAPFVTYMGTAPENTAIALKGLQTEVERLCSTELTAEELQASKNKLLGQYALGKQTNAQIAQVFGWYETLGLGIDFDRQFTEAIAGIGAAIARDVARRYFQETYISLLGPAQALAEVQIPAA; from the coding sequence ATGGTGGCGATCGCAACGGAGAATCCCGCCGCCGACATTATCGCAGGTCGCATCTTTATCAAAGCAGGGAGTCGCTGCGAACGTCAGGAGCAAGCCGGACTTTCTCACTTACTCTCCGCCGTGTTGACCAAAGGCACCGAACGGCTGTCCTCCCTCGATATTGCCGAACAAGTCGAATCCGTCGGCGCCAGCTTGAGTACCGATACCACCCCGGATTACTTTTTAGTCAGTCTCAAAGCCGTCTCCGCAGATTTTCCCGACCTGTTACACCTGGCGGCAGAATTATTACGATCGCCGTCGTTCCCGGAAGCGGAAGTCGAACTCGAACGCCGCCTCACCTTGCAGGGGATTCGTTCTCAAAAAGAACAGCCCTTTACCGTCGCCTTCGATCGCCTGCGCCAGGCGATGTATCCCGACCATCCCTACGCCTTCTCCAGTCTGGGAACCGAACAAACCGTTACCAACTTACAACGGCAAGACCTCCAACAGTACCATCAAACCTACTTTCGCCCCGATCGCACGGTGATTAGTTTGGCCGGACGGATCGACCCGGAAGCGGCGATCGCCCTGATCGAGGCAGTTTTCGGCGACTGGCAGCCCTCCGGCGAGGCGATCGCCCCACACCCCTTGACCTCGGTGCGCCCTCGTTCGCGCTATCTGAGTATGCCCCAAGACACCCAGCAATCGATCGTCATGGTCGGCTACCTCGGGGCCGCCGTGCGCCCGCCGGACGGTTCCGAGCTCAACCTCGAAGATTACGCCGCCCTCAAACTGCTCAATACTTACCTCGGTAACGGGCTGTCGAGTCGTCTGTTCGTGGAATTGCGCGAAAAACGCGGTTTAGCTTACGACGTGTCCGCGTTTTACCCCACCCGCCTCGATCGCGCCCCCTTCGTCACCTATATGGGAACGGCTCCGGAAAATACCGCGATCGCCCTCAAAGGCTTGCAAACCGAAGTCGAACGCCTCTGCAGCACCGAATTAACCGCCGAAGAGCTGCAAGCCTCTAAAAACAAACTCTTGGGACAGTACGCCCTCGGCAAACAAACCAACGCCCAAATCGCCCAAGTCTTCGGTTGGTACGAAACTCTCGGTCTCGGGATCGATTTCGACCGCCAGTTTACCGAAGCAATTGCCGGGATCGGCGCCGCGATCGCCCGCGACGTGGCTCGCCGCTATTTTCAAGAAACCTATATTTCCCTCCTCGGTCCGGCCCAAGCCTTAGCCGAAGTGCAAATTCCCGCCGCGTGA